The genomic stretch CCGGGTATTGCGTTTCCCGTTGCAAGCGCATAGTTGAAGTAGAAGGAACCAGCAACAGCAATGTCGGTTGCTTCTCGAAATTGTGCCGCGCGCGTAGTTCTAAACTCCTCACTAAACTCGCGCTCTGCCGCTTCAATAACTGACTTTCGGAGGGGGTTTGGAGTATGAAAGAACTTGCGGCTAAATGATGTATACCCTCTAGAAAGGAGTGCAGTTCGGGCATTTTTGGCAGCTACAGTTGACGCATTATCAAGCTCCGAAACCTCATCGAACTCAACTAAAGCCTTGGAGAAAAATACCTTTGACATTCCGTTTCCATAGAAGAAAGTTTCTGGAGAAACTGTTCTAGACAAAATAAAGTCATCGTTTAGATAGAGAAAATGTTCTGCAAGGTCTGGAATGCGATGCAAATTTGACTCGATTGCATGTGAATTGAAATTGGGTAATCCTATCTCATCGGGCCAAATCGTTGAGTGATCTACAATTTCGATTCGCGGATTAGATGTATCTAGCCATTCGGGTTTTTGGCCTGCCGTCACAATCCAAATTTTCCGAATCCAAGGAGCGAATTGCTCGATAGACCGTAGGCTGTATCGAAGTTCATCATGATCAGCAAATCTGGCATCTGAAACCGCATTGCCTACAAACTGATCTTCATCGAGTATGTGCAGCGCTTCCGCCTTCTTCATTTGCCATTGGCTGTCGGAGCCATCGACCCAGGTGAAGACCGCGTCAACTTCGAAGTCGATCGTCGTTGAGCTTTTCGATTGTGCGTTTCGTAGAGCTGCCTCGAAAGATAGCTGATCATGGCGGAAATCTGGTAGCGTCGTCGCAACCGGATTCCAGATTGGAACCGAAACAACCTTTTGGCCTTCTGCGCCTTCAATAGGTTCCTCTGCAAACTTTTCGCCATGCTGCCAGAAATTGAACTCTATACCTTGGGAAGAACCAGCCCTGAAGCTCGATTCCGAATCGAAAGCGACTCGTTCGTAGACTTTCATTCCTGACATTTTCCAACGATTTGACAAGTTGGTCACGAGACTCGGCTCGGACTGAATTTTACCGTTAATCCCAATCGCTTGGAAATACCAATGGTTGAACTCAGGACGTGTCCGAATCAAATGAAGAAGCTTCTCGCGATCCAATTCGGAGAGGTGTAAAGTGCTCGGTTCATCGAACTTCTTCTCAAACTGCCAATATTCTATGGACTGCTGATGGAGAAGATTTTCAAATTTTTCAAGCGTTTCACGTTTTATTTGTGATAAATTAAGGTGTTCGGTTATCCTGAATACCATACTCTTTCCGCCGGCAGGGAGTATGAGGAGATCAGAACGTAAATTATGCTGACGAAACTTCGTTATATTTCGACGCTTTTGTTGACTTTCTTTTTGCGATTTAACAATCGATTGAACTTGCCTGCGTACTTGCTTGGCCTTGTTCATGGGAAGATTTATTGAAAGTTGCATAAAATATCCTTTTCAATTGGTCGACATAAGCCACAGAACTAGTCTGTTGCGTGATAGTTAAGGATCTGTCTCCTAGCCCAGCAAGTTGGCTCGACAAGCCGAACTGTCCCTAGTTTCCAGCGTTGCATAGAGCTGTATGACTGCGCACTCAGTGATGTAAGTCTTTTCGAACTACTAAATTGTACCGTACGCACGGACCTCTTTCATGTTCGAATGGCACATGCGACTAGGGTGTCGGCAAAGCCATTGGCACGAGCCGAAACCAGTCGTCTCGAGTTTCTAGCTGACGCGATTTGGCGACCCGGACGCGAAACACCAGCAGCGTCCCGGGCACCGAGGTGACCTTAGAACTGCTTTCCCTGCCCACGCCTCACCAGCAGCGGGCCATGGACCTCATCGACCAGCACACCAAAAACCACTGAAAGTAGCTACGCAACCCAGACACAGAACGCCAGGATCCCCGAGAATCCGGGCATCCTGGCGTTCTGTCTAACGTAACTTCAGCTTAGACACCTGATAAGTTTGAAGATCTGAATTGAACCGGCTGGCTAGCCGGTCGAACAGGCAATGAATCTCTCAACAACTGCAGATCAATATTCAGTTTTGGCAGGCTAGCCATTCTGGCGATTTTGTCGAAATCAAGAGTACTCAGCGATTCCTTTCTGACCGTGACGCGTGAAACCTTGGAGCTGTCCAGACATGAAAAAAAGTCATTAAACTTAAAGTCACCTCCTGTTAGTTGCTGATCCTCGACGTCAAGCCATACCCAAGGGACACCGTACGCTTGGGCAACGATTAGACCGTGTAGCGAACTCGAGATGACAACTGATGCTCCCGCAATCTCTTTCGCTACGTGACTCACCTGAAGCCTAACGTCGGAAACACGAATCTTTGGATTCCCAGACAAAACGGCAGATCGGTGAACATAATGAGGGACGCATACAACGTCACCGTGCAATGAATCATCCGGCTTGACAAAGTCTGGAAGTAAAAGCCCTGGATCACCAAATACGTCCGGAACATCCCACCCCAACGTATTTATCAATTCCGCTTTAGTTAAACGACCTCTAACAGCGTGAATTTTCACACCAGTTAGCTTCGCTCGAGTTTCGATTTCATCTGGAGTCAATGCTTTAATGAGGCCACTCCCCCAAACGTCAACATTATTTCGTTTGATCCATCCCAGAATCGATCCTACGGAATAGAGCGTGCGGGATGGAAGGCCGATTCGGTTCGATTGCACGGGCTGCCGACCGGTATAGGAGTGAATTAAATGTGGGCCAATCCAGTCTCCAAAGTTAAGAGTACCGGACGACCAATACATACTAACCGTGTCTCCCCCGCTAAATGCTCCCGCCTCTTCTTGCTTGCGCAACGACACGACAAGTCTTGCCGCATCGACAACGGCGGCTTCTACGCCTTCAAGACTGACGCTCCTAGAAATTGCCTGAATCTCTTTGCCATCCGGCGCGAATAGAACCGTTGAATAAATTACGAGGGTATCGTGAACCCACCGGGTTGATGCCGAATTTAGGCCTACCACACCAACAATAAATCCCCCCAAGACGTCCGGCACCACTCGAATAGACACACTAGAACCCAAAATCGGAAGACGTGCCGACATCGCCTCGTTTGAAACATCGAACCGGGTAAATAGATCTTTAGTTTCCGTCCTATTAGCCATTTGCGCTACGACTCGCCCCAACGGCCTGCTATCCAAATTATTCAAAACTTTAGTCCTCCAAAAACTTTGCTTTATATCTTCGAATTCTATATAAATAATATACGACGATCAATTTAACTGAGGCGCACTATATTCGTGGGCCTTGGTTGCAATGTTTTAATTACAAGAAACGAGAAATGCCAACTTTCGCTTCTTGTCAAGAAGCATTAATGCCAATACTTGTTTCTTGCCGTCTTGATCAACCAATTCCAATGCATTGAGCGAACCTCTAGCGAGTCAACGATATGGTGATCGAATTTTGATGGAATAAATCTTGGATCAATCATGCCGAGCTTTTCATCCATCAGCTGCTCATTGATGTCGAAATAACCAAACCCACGCTCGGCACACGCACTCGCAAGCATGGAGTTGTAGTGCAACGCAAGATCCGTCCTCATGACATCAGATGTATAGGTTTCCGTCAGGTTCTTCAGCACCGACGCACGTCGCTCTTTATCAACTTCTGTGTCAGCGAAACGTTCCGTAAGAATCCGCATTATATATTTTACGGACTTTGCTCGATCGTAGCATAATACAGGTAGATTGACGCCTTTTACTATTATTTTATTTGAATCAATATCCAAGCCATCTAAATAATCAACGTATGTCGATATAAAGAATTTCAGTCTATCTTCTACAGATTCCTCGTCACCGAGGACGTATTGACGAAAAGGAACACCGAGTTCGACATCAACCTGACCCAAATTAAAAACCGCGAAGTCCGGCTCGTACGACTCCAACCAACGCGGAATATCGCTACCCAAGCCGAGGGTTGAACTGAGCCTGCCTACGCCCGTTACGGTGGCGGCCGAGACGGCCTTTGTTACCGCGTTAATCCCACGAAGGCTGTGATTTACTACTCGTAACTGATTTGTTATGTTGAAATATTGCGCATGAGAATCTCCTACGATCAAAAATTTCATAATCAGCCTCACTTTTGTTTGTTATAATATTTACTTCTTGAAACTACATTATTTCAATGTTTTCTTACGTTTATTAATACATCACAGGTAAAGTAGTTCAAATCAGGGCATAGATTCTTCGAACTTCGGGAAAATTGGTGAAGGTGCCGGCAGTTCCGTGCCGGCCACAAGTGCGTTGTCGAACCCGACAAACTCACGGGCCGAACCCTCGGCCTGACCTAGAACCTCTAACAGCGAGCCCGCAGCAGTCGGCATCACTGGTTGGACTAAGATGGCAACTCGGCGCAGTACCTCGATGGTCACATAGAGAACGGTCTCCATACGGGCTACGTCCGTCTTGCGAAGTACCCAAGGTGCCTGATCTGCAAAGTAGGCGTTCGTGTCGCCCAAAACGGTCCAGATGGCTTCAAGCGCCTTGCTAAATTCCTGACGGGAGAAAGACTCTCGACAAATTTCCAAGAGTTTTCCAGCTTCGGCCATTATCTGCTGATCCGCATCAGTAAATTCGCCGGGCGTTGGGACTACTCCCCCGCAGTTCTTCGCGACCATAGACAGTGACCGCTGGGCAAGGTTGCCGAGGTTGTTGGCTAGGTCAGAGTTCATGCGTCCAACAATGGACTCATGGCTGTAGCTGCCATCAGCTCCAAAAGGTACCTCACGAAGGAAGAAGTAGCGGACCTGGTCCAGCCCATACTGTGAGACGAAGTCAGCAGGAGCTACAACGTTGCCCAGAGACTTGGACATTTTCACGCCGTTGTTGTGCAAGAAACCGTGGATCATGACGCGCTTGGGCAGTGGCAGCTTTGCCGACATAAGGAAAGCTGGCCAGTAGATCGCGTGGAACCGTGAAATGTCCTTGCCGATAACGTGCACGTCCGCCGGCCAGTACTTCTTGAACGATTCGGATTCGATGTCTGGGAACCCGGTACCGGTCAAATAGTTGGTCAGAGCATCAACCCAGACGTACATGACATGGTCCTTGTTTCCAGGAACAGGTACTCCCCAGTCAAACGTGGTTCGGGAAATCGAGAGGTCTTCGAGGCCACGTTCGACAAATCGAATTACTTCGTTAAAGCGAGTGTGCGGGGCACCAAAATCGGGCTGTGCCTTGTAGAGCTCAAGCAGCTTGTCCTGGTATGCGGAGAGACGGAAGAAGTATGATTCTTCTTCGGTCCAGGTGACCTCGGTATCGGTCTCCTTCGCGTACCGTTGGCCGTCTTCGCGAACTTCGGTGTCATCCTCTGCATGGAATGCTTCGTCACGCACGGAGTACCACCCGGCGTACTTGTCGAGATAGATATCCCCGTTGGCCTCCATCCGCTTCCAGATGGCCTGAGCCGCGGCATAGTGGTCAGAATCCGTGGTGCGGATGAATCTGTCATAGCTGATGCCCAGCTCGTCGTTCATTGCTTGGAATGCATCCGAGTTTCGCTGTGCCAATTCGCGCGGCGTGATCCCCTGGCGTTCGGCGGTCTGTAGCATCTTCTGCCCGTGCTCGTCCGTGCCGGTCATGAAGAACACGTCGTATCCGTCAAGGCGCTTGAAGCGCGCCATGGCGTCAGTAGCAATTACCTCGTACGCATGCCCAATGTGGGGCACACCGTTCGGGTAAGAGATGGCGGTGGTGATGAAAAACGGAGTCTGCTCAGAAGTCACTAGAGAAATCTATCGTAGATTCGCTCTAACCCGCCCATTCGAGTACTTTATGTGAGCTGGTCGAGCTCGTCCCAGAAAGCGATACGCAAGGCACGGCGTACATCCTGCAGGTCCGTCTTCCATTCCCCGATCCGCTGAGCGCAATCCTTGAGTAGCACTCTGTCGATCTCCGGGGGAAGTAGGGGTCTGTCGGCCAGTAGATCCTTCAACTCGGCCTGAGTCGTGCTCGCGTGCCAATTCTTTGCCACACTGCTACCGACTTCGGCGGCAACGTCCATGGTGCCAGATTCACTACCTGTGCCCCCAGCAAAACCAGATGTTTGCTGGGTCGAGCTATACACCAACTGGTAGTCGGCGGGTGCCGGAGCCGCTGGCTGGATTGGAGTCTGAAACCTGGGACGCTGATTTAATAGCGCCGGCGTCGGCACTCTCGGGGCGCCAGGCTTCGGGCCCGACACGTGCTCTTCGATAACAGGTGTGGGATATATAACGGCCATCGGCGCATGGGCAATCGTCGCGGTTTGACTGGCATGTTCTGGATCCCATGTCACGGCCTTCACAAATGCGGATTTGATCAGATCTTCTGGCAATGTGATGATGCTGTCCACACGAAGAGCTAGGTGCTCGGCCACGGAGGCAACGCCCAATCGGTGATCGGCCTTCTCCACACCGATCAGGACGACCTTCATACCCAAGTCTTGGGCCTCTTCCACTGCCTCTGCGAGATCATCATCGCCGGATACCAAAAAGGCAACGGATGCGGCACGGTTGCGGGCGATGCCCACCAAATCAAGGCCCAGCTTTAGGTCAACGCCTTTTTGCTCCCCATTAAAGGAGATCCGGCCCAGCCGCACCTTCACACCGGGTATCAGACCTATGCGCTTGTGTTGATCGGTAAATATGGCGTCTTTTGCTGCGTCATACCAGTAGATTCTCAAGTTTTCCAGGCCGCTAGATTCCTTGGCAGTCTTGAGAATCCCTTCGACCAGAGCTTCGTAGTTCACGGTATAGGCAGCGCGCAGCGTCGTTCCGGCAGCGCGATGTCCCCCGATAGCTAACAAGAAACTTGCATCAACGAATATTGCGCTCTGAGACATCATCACCCAATCCTATGCGGTGCCAAGGAGCTGTTTGAGAAACGCGCTGGCCAGGCATCGTTTTTCTGAGTGTTCCGCCGATGAAGTTCTTAGCTGAAAGATGGATTCTCGAGCTTAACGAAAGGTAGCCCGAAGGAACGACCAAGCCTAGTTAGATTCTTAGAACATCACTGGCGAGAGCACAAAAAAATGTGCCCCACATGCCAACCTGGATGCTGCTCTCGAAAGAAATCCGAGACGACATCAGGCGGCATGCTGGGCACACTTGTAATACAGATTAGGAGTATTAGTCCTCGAGGTTGATTTCGCGGGCGACGGTGGCGCCAATAGCTGCACGCACGATGTCTAGGACACCCGCGGGCAGTGCCGAATCGACGGCCAGCACGGCAAAGGCTTCGCCACGCTCTTCCTTGCGGGCTACCTGCATCCCACCGATGTTCACGCCCTGCTCACCCAGCACGTTACCCAAGGTGCCGATGACACCCGGGCGGTCGGCATAACGAAGCACAATCATGTGATCCGTCAGCGGAATCTCAATCTCATAGCCATTGATGCCAACGAGCTTTTCGATCTGCTTCGGACCGGTCAGCGTGCCCGCAACTGCCAGCTGAGTGCCTTCTGTAGATGCACCCTTGACCGTGAGCAAGTTGCGGTATTCTGGCGAATCCGGCGTGGTGACCAGTCGAGTGGTAACCCCGCGCTGCTCGGCCAGCACTGGAGCGTTAACGTAGGACACCTGATCAGAAACGACATCCATGAAGACACCCTTAAGAGCCGAAAGCTCGAGAGCCTTCACGTCCAAGGAAGCAATTTCTCCGGCAACTACAACATCGATGTTGGTTAGGGAGCCAACGGTCAGTGCGTTGAACACACGACCCAGTTTTTCGATCAATGGAATACCCGGGCGAACGTTTTCGTCGATGATGCCGCCGGCAACGTTGACTGCATCGGGAACAAGTTCGCCGGCCAGTGCCAAACGAACGGATTTGGCCACCGAAACGCCGGCCTTTTCCTGTGCTTCCTCGGTTGAGGCACCCAGGTGCGGGGTGACAGTTACGTTTTCAAATTCGAAGAAGGGAAGATCGGTGCTCGGCTCCTTGACGAAGACGTCAATTCCGGCGCCGGCGATTTCTTCGTTTTTCAGCGCCGTGTATAGGTCATCCTGATCAACCAATCCGCCACGGGCGACATTGATGACATAAGCGGTGTTCTTCATCTTGGCAAAGGCTTCCTTGCCAAGCATGCCAATGGTTTCCGGGGTCTTGGGCATGTGGATCGTCACGAAGTCGGATTCGGCCAAGAGCTGATCGAGGTCTACCAGGGTGACACCAAGCTGCTGTGCGCGCGCCGGGGTGATGTACGGGTCGTAGGCAAGAATCTCCATGCCGAAGCCCTGCAAGCGTGCTGCAACAAGTGCACCGATTCGCCCCAAACCAATGATGCCGGCCTTCTTTTCGAAGAGCTCGACACCAGTGTAGGAACTACGCTTCCACGCGCCACTCTTCAGTGATGCGTTGGCGGCGGGAATGCGGCGTGCCAGGGACACAATGTGGCCCACGGTCAGCTCTGCCGCAGAAATGATGTTGGAGGTCGGTGCATTCACGACCATGACACCGGCCTGGGTAGCGGCCTTGATGTCCACGTTGTCCAAGCCGACTCCGGCACGGGCAATGATCTTCAAGTTCTTTGCTGCTGCGATAGCTTCGGCATCCACCTGAGTGGCAGAGCGTACGAGGATCGCATCAACGTCGACAATGGCGGCTAACAGCTGGGAGCGGTCCGCACCGTCGGTCTGGCGAATTTCGAAATCGGGCCCCAGGGCCGCAATGGTTGCGGGCGAGAGTTCTTCTGCCAAGAGTACGACAGGCTTGTTTACAGACACGGGGTGGCACCTTTGCTATTACAGTGGGCTGGATGCATGGCTAAGGAACGACTTAGCCAGAGACCCCAGAATATAACCCAGCCCGGTATATTCCCGGCTCGACTGCGCGATGTTACGAGCCCGAGCACCATTTGTGTGAGCATTTTCACAACCTCCAACCCTTGTTGGAAATTTGGCAGTCAAAGCTTTAGGCGGCATCAACTACGTCTTACGTCTTCAAAGGGGTTGCTCCAATTTGGCGCTAGCTATAAAGGCCACTGTGTCTCTCCTAGCTGCAAAGGACTAGCTACATAAGTTCCCCCATCAAAAGCCAGTCGGCTTACTCTCGATCAGCAATGGCGCTAGCCGCGTGCCACATCAAGTTTGTTGCGGATCATTATGCGCCACGCAGTAACACTTCGCCCGGCTTCGCGTTTCCCGCACCAAACACGAGATGGCGGGTGGCGATCTTTTCCGTGAAGAACCTATCGTGACTGACCACCACCACGGCACCTGGGAAGTGCAGCAAAGCCCGTTCCATAACTTGGGTGCTGGACATGTCCAGGTGGTTAGTTGGCTCATCAAGAACCAACACCGAGGCACCCGAGAGTAAGCACATGGCCATGGCAACCCGGGAACGCTGGCCGCCAGACAGGTTGCCGATCTTGTTTTTCAGGTCGGCTTCCGAGAACTGGAACATGGCCAGGAAACGGTTAACCGATTTCTTCGTGGCGCTGAATGCCAACGAATCGGGCATGGCATTAACCGCATGAGACACGGTGTCGGCAGGATCAAGTTCTTCTAGAATTTGGTTGTAGGAGACTACTGCCGCTCCCTTAGTCCAGGTGACGTATCCCGAATCCTGCTTTTCTTCCTCGGTGAGAACACGAAGCAGTGTGGATTTACCGCTACCATTTGCCCCCAAGATCACCAGTCGATTACCGCGGCGCACCTCAAAGCTTAGATCGCTGAAAAGGGTCTTTTCACCGTAAGACTTTGTTAGTCCCTCGACCCGGCACAGCGTGTCCTTAATATGCAGACCACTGTAAATTTCGGTGATGATTTTATCCACCGGACGCGGGGCGCGTGACTTCTTGATCTTTGAAAGCTTACTGTCCAAGCCCTTGGTGGCGGCCTTGGCTGCTTCGCGACGGTCCGAGATACCTTCAGCTTCGAAAGCAAGAAGCTCAGATTCGTGGACAAACTGAGATTCGAGGCTCTTGAGTTTGAACTGTTTTGCGACCACATACTGGGCGAAGTTTCCCGGGTATTCGTGGAGGTGAAAGTTCTCGACTTCAATGATCCGGGTTACAACAGAGTCCAAGAACTTGCGATCGTGCGAAACAATGATCGCGGCGCCCTTGAAGGATTTGAACCAGTTTTCTAGCCATTCAACGCCTGCGACGTCAAGGAAGTTAGTCGGCTCATCAAGGAGTAGAACGTCTGGATCCTCTAGCAGAATTTTTGCTAACGCGGCGCGATTACGCCAACCGCCCGAAAGTGAATCTATCGGGCAAACGCGGTGCGCCTCGTCGAAGCCAAGTTTGGTCAGCACCGTGTCGATGGAACGCGGGTAGTCCCAACCGTCCAGACGATCCATGGATTCGAAAAGCTCGGACTGTCGATTGATCAGCCGCTCCATTTCATCAGAGCTGGGGTCAGCGGCAATTGAACCGTCAATTTCCGCCAGCTCTGTTTCTATGGACTTAACCTCAGAGAACAGCTCGTCGAGGACTTCTGAGATAGTGGATGCCCCGTTGAGCTCTGAGAACTGGGAGAAGTAGCCGATCTTGGTTCCCAGTTCCACAGCAACCGTGCCGGTGTCCGGTTCCACTTGGTCAAGTACGAGCTTCAGAAGCGTTGACTTGCCCGATCCGTTCCTGCCGATAAGCCCGACACGATCACCAGATTCGAGCTTGAAGAATGCTTCGCGCAGAATCTGGATATTTTCGAATCGAAGACTGACGTCGTTTAGACGGATCAAGCTCATGTTCGTGTGGTCCTCTTCAAGGTTTGCGGGTGGGAAGACGGGAACGTACTTCCTGTGCGAAGTGTGCTCGGTGAAATAGACACGAGCAACTAGATACAGATTATCGTCACCTCGATTATTCCGGGGTGCGAATTTCAACTTCTGCATACGGTAGATCTTCAAGTCATGCTCGACTAGAAAAGAATGTATGGTCTGCGAACAAGGCCTACCAGTCTCCAGACCGTCGCCTCAAAAACCGACATGGCCCCGGAAACCGTTGGTTCGTATCACCGAAAACCCATTCTAAATTATACGGACTATCTTCGATGCCGGAGGAGCATAATTCTAGATTTGCAAATGACCGTCAAAAAACTGCCTTGTACGACACACAATTCCCTTCGACGCTTCAAGTTGTAGATCTATGCGCGAAAAAGGCGCAGGACTCGACTTGCCTCCGAATTGTCCAACTCGCCGCAAGTCTTCCGATCGCGCGCACCTATCAAAGAAAACCAAATCATTCGTCGACTTTTGTTCCCTCTGTGCGGACCGTTTCAGCCCCACCTAGATTGCGCCAGAGCTCAACAGAACCGCCCCCGCGCCAATAATTCATCGCTTCGACGTTGTCAGTTTGAATTATGTTTGCTCCATATTTCGAGACCAGTTTTTCCCAACCGCGATCAGCTTCAGGGCGCATCGATGCGTCATCAGTGTTTCCTGCTGACAACGAATTCGAAATTGCGTTGATCCACAATCGGCTCCGGACGCCTAGCCTTTCCAAGTAGTCTGGTTGAATTTGTGGATCATTTGGAGAATTGAAGAGAACTTCAATGGCTACAGGCTGACGTCCTTCGAAAGCCAAGGCTTTCCAGGCGCTGGCATCGTTCACAACTTGAATATATTGAATGCGACTGTCTCGGGCCATGAATTCCTCCGCCGATTTTACAGTCGGACTGCCCTTAAAGATCCCATGGTCGACTGTTCCTGTGGAATCTAAAACCGACAGAACCTCTTCACGAATCGGCCAAGCTTTGTCCAAATTTACCATTGCCCGGTTCTTGGACACGTTCATAGCTTCCATGAGGGTCGGAATCGTTTGACGCGTAATGGTCGCAGATCCACCGCCATTAGCCGCACGCAGATGAAAGGACTTCAGTTCGGCCAGAGTCATAGAATTTACCCTACCTGTCCCATTCGTCATGCGGTCAATCGTAACGTCGTGCATCAGAACCGGTATGCCGTCCTTCGTAAGACGGACATCAATTTCAACAATTTCAGCACCATCTTTGATGGCTTCGTCAATTGCTGGGAGGGAATTCTCAGGTGCCTCGCGCCACTGGCCTCGGTGTGAAACCACCAACAAATCCGCGGAAGGAGAATGATCTTCCATTTGCCTCTTAATTCGTTCAAAAGGCGTAGAAGATTCGACTGAAACTCCCGTTTCCATAGTTTCTCGAGAAATTCGGGATTCAATGGTGCTCCCGACGAGGCTAGCACCAAGAAGGAATATCACGACGCAGGTTAGGACAGTTATATTACGTTTTTTCATCGAGATCGCTCCTTAACGACACGGAGCGCAAAAGGTCTTCCACTCTACCATCCGATTACCTCGCATATCCTTGACCTCAGCAATCAGGGATCGACCATCTGCGTCACATCGATTCCGCCAGGAAGACGAACATTTTGTGTTTGAAGAAATGATCCATGTCCCCGATTGAATTGGCCAGCTCACACGATGACTCTGCTCATGAACGACTGATCCGGGAATACGTGGAAGCTTTATCCGAGCGCGAAATCGACGAAATGATCGGTCGGGCCGAACGTAAGGCCGAAACCATCGCTCACGGATTGTTGGTGTCGGGGCATCCCATCGACTCATCTATACAAAGCAGTCTGGTCCGTTCCGCGATCCTGCGCGAGCTCAATACACGCGCAGGATGAACCTGCCGACATTCAGTGCTGTTCGGAGGGTAGTACGGTGATCAGTCAATGAGCGGTGCACCTGTTCCGGAATCGCCATCAGTCTCGGCATGGATATGATCCATATGCCGTGTCGTATCGTTCCAATTGTTGGTGAACTGGGTCCCGTATTTGCCCGACTTTGAATACTCTTGCCAGCCCAGGCTCGGGCCCAGCCAGATCTTGTCCTGCCAGATGAGATAGTCGATCCCTAGCGCTTCACGGTTGGTGATGAGGAAGCGTGCTACCTCATTTCCGTTGCTGATCCCTTGAGCACTCTTGTAGTCCTTGATCATCAGATCGGTGGCCCTACCACTGCTGTGGCCCACGGATCCGGCGCGGACACCGCCATATCCGTAGACGAAGCTGCCAAATCGGGCCTTGACCGCAGCATTCACAGCGATGGTATCGGGCTGGAGTCCCACACTTTCGGTCTTAGCCAAGAACTCCTCGCTCATCCAGCCGGTACCGACGCTGCTCACGACGTTGGCCCATCCATTGCTGGATCTCAGATAGGTGACCTTCTCCCCGGCAGGCACGACGCCAATAACGGGGTTGATGCTGGAGCCTCCGGTGCGGAGGTTGACATTAGCCGTTGCCCACCGATATTGGACTTCAACGGCAGGCTTTGGAGCAACCGTGGAAAGGTAGAGCTCGCTCACCCACCCGATTCCTTTGCTGGTTTTCACGTTGGCCCAACCTCCCGAGGATCGGGCATAAAGTACTTTCTCGCCTCGGGGGATCACTCCGATGGACGTGTTGCTGGCTCCCGGTCCAGACCGTACGTTGAGGTTGGCCGTGGTCCATCGTGGTGCGGTGTAGCTCGGTTGTTCAATCAGGGGTGGGGTGGGTTTCACCACTGGCGGCTTCGGCCCCGCGGTCGAGAGATAGATCGAACTGACCCAGCCGGTGCCCTTGCTCGTCTTCACGTTGGACCACCCGCCGGAAGAGCGCCCGTACAGGACCTTTTCACCGCGTGGGATGACTCCGAGTGATGCGCTACTGGTTGTCGGGTTGGTGCGCAGATTCAGAAAGTCTGTGGTCCATCTAGGTGACGAGTAGGTGACCGGTGCGGGCTTTGGTGGAGTGTTCGCAACCGGCTTGGTGGAAAGCTTCTGCGTCTGAATCCAACCAATGCCGGCACTCGTACGCACCTGCTGCCACGAACCCGAAGTCCGCAACCACGAAACCCGCGTATTCGAGGCCAACGTCACCAACTTCGCACCCGAAATACTCGGGGACTTC from Paeniglutamicibacter sp. Y32M11 encodes the following:
- a CDS encoding ABC-F family ATP-binding cassette domain-containing protein; protein product: MQKLKFAPRNNRGDDNLYLVARVYFTEHTSHRKYVPVFPPANLEEDHTNMSLIRLNDVSLRFENIQILREAFFKLESGDRVGLIGRNGSGKSTLLKLVLDQVEPDTGTVAVELGTKIGYFSQFSELNGASTISEVLDELFSEVKSIETELAEIDGSIAADPSSDEMERLINRQSELFESMDRLDGWDYPRSIDTVLTKLGFDEAHRVCPIDSLSGGWRNRAALAKILLEDPDVLLLDEPTNFLDVAGVEWLENWFKSFKGAAIIVSHDRKFLDSVVTRIIEVENFHLHEYPGNFAQYVVAKQFKLKSLESQFVHESELLAFEAEGISDRREAAKAATKGLDSKLSKIKKSRAPRPVDKIITEIYSGLHIKDTLCRVEGLTKSYGEKTLFSDLSFEVRRGNRLVILGANGSGKSTLLRVLTEEEKQDSGYVTWTKGAAVVSYNQILEELDPADTVSHAVNAMPDSLAFSATKKSVNRFLAMFQFSEADLKNKIGNLSGGQRSRVAMAMCLLSGASVLVLDEPTNHLDMSSTQVMERALLHFPGAVVVVSHDRFFTEKIATRHLVFGAGNAKPGEVLLRGA
- a CDS encoding glycerophosphodiester phosphodiesterase family protein, producing MKKRNITVLTCVVIFLLGASLVGSTIESRISRETMETGVSVESSTPFERIKRQMEDHSPSADLLVVSHRGQWREAPENSLPAIDEAIKDGAEIVEIDVRLTKDGIPVLMHDVTIDRMTNGTGRVNSMTLAELKSFHLRAANGGGSATITRQTIPTLMEAMNVSKNRAMVNLDKAWPIREEVLSVLDSTGTVDHGIFKGSPTVKSAEEFMARDSRIQYIQVVNDASAWKALAFEGRQPVAIEVLFNSPNDPQIQPDYLERLGVRSRLWINAISNSLSAGNTDDASMRPEADRGWEKLVSKYGANIIQTDNVEAMNYWRGGGSVELWRNLGGAETVRTEGTKVDE
- the serA gene encoding phosphoglycerate dehydrogenase, giving the protein MSVNKPVVLLAEELSPATIAALGPDFEIRQTDGADRSQLLAAIVDVDAILVRSATQVDAEAIAAAKNLKIIARAGVGLDNVDIKAATQAGVMVVNAPTSNIISAAELTVGHIVSLARRIPAANASLKSGAWKRSSYTGVELFEKKAGIIGLGRIGALVAARLQGFGMEILAYDPYITPARAQQLGVTLVDLDQLLAESDFVTIHMPKTPETIGMLGKEAFAKMKNTAYVINVARGGLVDQDDLYTALKNEEIAGAGIDVFVKEPSTDLPFFEFENVTVTPHLGASTEEAQEKAGVSVAKSVRLALAGELVPDAVNVAGGIIDENVRPGIPLIEKLGRVFNALTVGSLTNIDVVVAGEIASLDVKALELSALKGVFMDVVSDQVSYVNAPVLAEQRGVTTRLVTTPDSPEYRNLLTVKGASTEGTQLAVAGTLTGPKQIEKLVGINGYEIEIPLTDHMIVLRYADRPGVIGTLGNVLGEQGVNIGGMQVARKEERGEAFAVLAVDSALPAGVLDIVRAAIGATVAREINLED